One genomic window of Lagenorhynchus albirostris chromosome 17, mLagAlb1.1, whole genome shotgun sequence includes the following:
- the DCSTAMP gene encoding dendritic cell-specific transmembrane protein isoform X2 produces the protein MGVWTSGTNIFLSLWRTYVSPRRLGWMDFTQHLGACCFVAFISVGLLSGAFYWFLSSFIVFATSWMVTCALLCCSKHARCFILLFFLSCGLREGRNALLTVGTGMVTFGHVENIFHNFKGLLDSMTCNLRAKSFSIHFPLLKKYIEAIQWIYGLATHLSLFDDLVSWNQTLEVSLFSPSQALEAQLNDTTYKALRVLYQVVTATEVLSSLGRQLVALTGLLLVLLGTGLFMRRFLGSCGWKFENIYITRQFVQFDERERHEQRPCVLPLNKQERKKFISGFQS, from the exons ATGGGTGTCTGGACCTCAGGCACCAATATCTTCCTCAGTCTTTGGAGGACGTATGTGTCTCCAAGGAGGCTTGGATGGATGGACTTCACCCAACATTTGGGCGCTTGTTGTTTTGTTGCTTTCATTTCTGTTGGCCTCCTCTCTGGGGCCTTCTACTGGTTTCTGTCCTCGTTCATAGTCTTCGCCACCTCCTGGATGGTCACGTGTGCTCTGCTGTGCTGTTCCAAGCACGCACGGTGTTTCATTCTGCTCTTCTTCCTCTCGTGTGGCCTGCGTGAAGGCAGAAACGCTTTGCTCACTGTTGGCACAGGGATGGTCACATTTGGACAcgtggaaaatatttttcacaacttCAAAGGTCTCCTGGACAGTATGACTTGCAACCTAAGGGCAAAGAGCTTTTCCATCCATTTTccacttttgaaaaaatatattgaagcaATTCAGTGGATATACGGCCTTGCCACTCACCTAAGTCTATTTGATGACCTTGTTTCTTGGAACCAAACGCTGGAGGTCTCTCTTTTTAGTCCCAGCCAAGCCCTGGAGGCACAGCTCAATGACACTACATACAAAGCCCTGCGTGTCTTGTACCAGGTGGTGACAGCGACAGAGGTGTTGTCTTCCCTGGGGCGGCAGCTAGTTGCCCTCACGGGGCTTCTGCTGGTGCTACTTGGCACTGGCCTCTTCATGAGGCGATTTTTGGGCTCCTGTGGTTGGAAGTTTGAGAACATCTACATCACCAGACAATTTGTTCAGTTTGACGAGAGGGAGAGGCATGAACAGAGGCCCTGCGTCCTCCCACTGAATaagcaggaaaggaagaa attcatttctgGCTTCCAGTCCTGA
- the DCSTAMP gene encoding dendritic cell-specific transmembrane protein isoform X1, which yields MGVWTSGTNIFLSLWRTYVSPRRLGWMDFTQHLGACCFVAFISVGLLSGAFYWFLSSFIVFATSWMVTCALLCCSKHARCFILLFFLSCGLREGRNALLTVGTGMVTFGHVENIFHNFKGLLDSMTCNLRAKSFSIHFPLLKKYIEAIQWIYGLATHLSLFDDLVSWNQTLEVSLFSPSQALEAQLNDTTYKALRVLYQVVTATEVLSSLGRQLVALTGLLLVLLGTGLFMRRFLGSCGWKFENIYITRQFVQFDERERHEQRPCVLPLNKQERKKYVVIPSFWLTPKDRKNLGLFFLPVLTHLYIWVLFAAIDYLLYWLIFSISKHFQSLPGLEVHLKLHREKQEAQDIIHDSSFNVSLFEPSCLPKPKLLLSETWIPLSFILVILVMLGLLSSILMQLKILVSASFYPSVQRERIQYLHAKLLKKRSKQPVGEVKRKLSLYFTKIHFWLPVLKMIGKKQMDTASEDNL from the exons ATGGGTGTCTGGACCTCAGGCACCAATATCTTCCTCAGTCTTTGGAGGACGTATGTGTCTCCAAGGAGGCTTGGATGGATGGACTTCACCCAACATTTGGGCGCTTGTTGTTTTGTTGCTTTCATTTCTGTTGGCCTCCTCTCTGGGGCCTTCTACTGGTTTCTGTCCTCGTTCATAGTCTTCGCCACCTCCTGGATGGTCACGTGTGCTCTGCTGTGCTGTTCCAAGCACGCACGGTGTTTCATTCTGCTCTTCTTCCTCTCGTGTGGCCTGCGTGAAGGCAGAAACGCTTTGCTCACTGTTGGCACAGGGATGGTCACATTTGGACAcgtggaaaatatttttcacaacttCAAAGGTCTCCTGGACAGTATGACTTGCAACCTAAGGGCAAAGAGCTTTTCCATCCATTTTccacttttgaaaaaatatattgaagcaATTCAGTGGATATACGGCCTTGCCACTCACCTAAGTCTATTTGATGACCTTGTTTCTTGGAACCAAACGCTGGAGGTCTCTCTTTTTAGTCCCAGCCAAGCCCTGGAGGCACAGCTCAATGACACTACATACAAAGCCCTGCGTGTCTTGTACCAGGTGGTGACAGCGACAGAGGTGTTGTCTTCCCTGGGGCGGCAGCTAGTTGCCCTCACGGGGCTTCTGCTGGTGCTACTTGGCACTGGCCTCTTCATGAGGCGATTTTTGGGCTCCTGTGGTTGGAAGTTTGAGAACATCTACATCACCAGACAATTTGTTCAGTTTGACGAGAGGGAGAGGCATGAACAGAGGCCCTGCGTCCTCCCACTGAATaagcaggaaaggaagaagtatgtCGTCATCCCATCTTTCTGGCTGACTCCTAAGGACAGGAAAAACCTGGGGCTGTTTTTCCTCCCGGTACTTACCCATCTCTACATCTGGGTGTTGTTTGCAGCCATAGATTATCTGCTATATTGGCTCATTTTCTCCATCAGCAAACATTTCCAAAGCTTGCCAGGGCTTGAGGTTCACTTGAAGCTGCACAGAGAG AAACAAGAAGCTCAAGACATCATCCATGATTCTTCATTTAATGTATCTCTGTTTGAACCCAGCTGCCTCCCTAAACCAAAGCTACTTCTGTCTGAGACCTGGATTCCTCTCAGTTTTATTCTTGTGATACTAGTGATGCTAGGACTGCTGTCCTCCATCCTGATGCAACTTAAAATCCTGGTGTCAGCATCCTTCTACCCAAGTGTGCAGAGGGAGCGCATCCAATACCTACATGCAAAGCTACTGAAGAAAAGATCAAAGCAGCCAGTGGGAGAAGtaaaaaggaaactgagtctgTACTTTACAAAG attcatttctgGCTTCCAGTCCTGAAAATGATTGGGAAGAAACAAATGGACACTGCCAGTGAAGACAACCTGTGA